One genomic window of Desulfovibrio inopinatus DSM 10711 includes the following:
- a CDS encoding GlsB/YeaQ/YmgE family stress response membrane protein — MGILGFLLIGIVAGWLAGKLMRGGGFGLVGNMIVGIIGALIGGFLFGILGLKASGLIGSLVTATVGAIVLLFLISMMRKR; from the coding sequence ATGGGTATTCTGGGTTTTCTTCTCATCGGTATTGTAGCTGGCTGGCTTGCGGGAAAGCTCATGCGCGGGGGCGGTTTTGGCCTTGTGGGCAATATGATTGTCGGTATTATCGGTGCTCTGATCGGTGGATTCCTCTTTGGAATTTTGGGTCTTAAAGCGAGCGGACTCATTGGCTCTTTGGTGACGGCAACTGTCGGGGCCATCGTTTTGCTCTTTCTTATCAGTAT
- a CDS encoding diguanylate cyclase domain-containing protein: protein MLLDTLLDLSFDPICLIDERGIIVFANEAFGNLTGYMCKIGSDVFFEDIIGPEALRDLETQLHAADKIYVTSNIRLCDGRLLPVAIKACLIHNKRHRLFVMRPMQDMPADREMEHQALHDPLTGLPNRAQLTDRLKQSIAQAKLNNLFMAVVFIDLDEFKPINDTYGHECGDFVLVSVAQTLQETIRDCDMVARIGGDEFIILLNELKNGLHAGLTANRLIKAITQPLQWGEHLIGVSASLGVAVCPTHDDDPEGLLKKADDAMYLAKKSGKNGYAFFGEGDIFS from the coding sequence ATGCTTCTGGATACGCTTCTAGACCTCTCTTTTGACCCAATTTGTCTTATTGATGAAAGGGGAATTATAGTTTTTGCCAATGAAGCATTTGGCAACCTGACTGGCTATATGTGTAAAATAGGGTCCGACGTATTTTTTGAAGATATTATTGGCCCAGAAGCTTTGCGTGATTTGGAAACGCAGCTTCATGCTGCCGACAAGATTTATGTTACGTCCAACATACGATTATGTGATGGGCGTCTGCTTCCTGTGGCGATCAAAGCGTGTCTGATCCATAATAAGCGTCATAGGCTTTTTGTAATGAGACCTATGCAGGACATGCCGGCCGATCGAGAGATGGAGCACCAGGCACTCCATGACCCTTTGACTGGTCTGCCGAACAGAGCACAACTGACTGATCGCCTCAAGCAGTCCATAGCCCAGGCAAAGCTAAACAATCTTTTTATGGCTGTCGTCTTTATTGACCTCGACGAATTCAAGCCAATCAATGATACATACGGCCACGAATGTGGAGACTTCGTACTTGTAAGCGTCGCGCAAACATTGCAGGAAACCATTCGAGATTGTGATATGGTCGCTCGCATCGGTGGTGATGAGTTTATTATACTGCTCAATGAACTCAAAAATGGTTTGCATGCCGGATTAACAGCCAATCGTCTCATCAAGGCAATAACACAGCCTTTACAATGGGGCGAACATTTGATTGGAGTAAGTGCAAGTTTGGGCGTTGCTGTATGTCCCACGCATGACGATGACCCGGAAGGTCTTTTAAAGAAAGCTG